One Spiroplasma endosymbiont of Dioctria linearis DNA segment encodes these proteins:
- a CDS encoding lipoprotein, which yields MKKLLSLLSAIGLISTPSLSVMACGNKVAPPVLELETLIKEFKNDVNKILNEHIADTNKNFLIIDKPGSNLKFFNKQKFEDFMGSDSNKIADDEVRPIIIEDFNNLFKLNELKQKINDLNKVEKYSVLLAGTSSVFKELVIVPNKQIEIKTKSYEEGNKRIWFGTTKFNYSVSVNFQNKTGEFEEYKIQDVPNVISITDDEEIGGNIQDMYNSVEEKFLLNDISRVYSTDLNLGSRTFLEQNNNEIMNYFNDSSYSNKFLKFVKDEFNIDLTISKQKSFTNLKNLLSYRENKLGEDELKRFLDNTESNDANIKSLISSTENISEEYMIDNLSSKLNQISLSLGNNENMNVFINSVIKFNSITLTNLNYKINDQEQIDIPNLSLSFGYFQNREVVSRKSSEFVNVLKDNFKVATNAFGDIYQTVKWSGAGYDQEHIIFSFSRNSQLFNKWSSLGIENKTQNINSFVNLEHSNLRTERDKLISNSKQSHFLFNVSWTADSKDGKYAYIINHSYNSGSAYTLFKDSYLGGYKLSVAFEMDYFKSSYTVNINKRTVLFSQGYSK from the coding sequence ATGAAAAAATTATTAAGTTTATTAAGTGCTATTGGTTTAATATCTACACCAAGCTTAAGCGTTATGGCTTGTGGAAATAAAGTAGCTCCGCCTGTTTTAGAACTTGAAACATTGATAAAGGAGTTTAAAAATGATGTAAATAAGATTTTAAATGAACATATTGCAGATACTAATAAAAATTTTTTAATAATAGATAAACCTGGAAGTAATTTAAAATTTTTTAATAAACAGAAATTTGAAGATTTTATGGGAAGTGATAGTAATAAAATCGCAGATGATGAAGTGAGACCAATTATTATTGAAGACTTTAATAATTTATTTAAATTAAATGAATTAAAACAAAAAATAAATGATTTAAATAAGGTTGAAAAATATTCAGTTCTGCTTGCAGGAACTAGCTCTGTTTTTAAAGAACTAGTTATAGTTCCTAATAAGCAAATTGAAATTAAAACTAAATCATATGAAGAGGGTAACAAAAGAATATGATTTGGAACAACTAAATTCAATTATTCAGTCTCAGTTAATTTTCAAAATAAAACAGGGGAATTTGAAGAGTATAAAATTCAAGACGTACCAAATGTAATTTCTATAACAGATGATGAAGAAATTGGTGGAAATATTCAGGATATGTATAATAGTGTTGAAGAAAAATTTCTATTAAATGATATTAGCAGAGTTTATTCGACAGATTTAAATTTAGGTAGTAGAACATTTTTAGAGCAGAATAATAATGAAATTATGAATTATTTTAATGATTCAAGTTATTCAAATAAGTTTTTAAAATTTGTAAAAGATGAGTTCAACATTGATTTAACAATATCTAAACAAAAGTCTTTTACTAATCTTAAGAATTTATTATCTTACAGGGAAAATAAACTTGGAGAGGATGAATTAAAAAGATTTTTAGATAATACAGAATCAAATGATGCAAATATTAAAAGTTTGATCTCTTCTACTGAAAATATTTCAGAAGAATACATGATAGATAACTTATCATCAAAATTAAATCAGATTTCATTGAGTTTAGGTAATAATGAAAATATGAATGTTTTTATAAACTCAGTTATTAAATTCAATTCAATAACTTTAACTAATCTTAATTATAAAATTAATGATCAAGAACAGATTGATATACCTAATTTATCTTTAAGTTTTGGATATTTTCAAAATAGAGAAGTGGTATCAAGAAAAAGTAGCGAATTTGTTAATGTGCTAAAAGATAATTTTAAAGTTGCAACTAATGCTTTTGGTGATATTTATCAAACAGTTAAGTGATCCGGTGCAGGTTATGATCAAGAACATATAATATTCTCCTTTTCTAGAAACTCACAATTATTTAATAAATGATCTTCTTTAGGAATAGAAAATAAAACTCAAAATATTAATAGCTTTGTAAACTTAGAGCATTCTAATTTAAGAACAGAGAGAGATAAATTAATTTCAAATTCAAAACAGAGTCATTTTTTATTTAACGTATCATGAACTGCTGATAGCAAAGATGGAAAATATGCTTATATTATTAATCATTCTTATAATTCAGGAAGTGCTTATACTTTATTTAAAGATAGCTACTTAGGTGGTTATAAATTATCGGTTGCATTTGAAATGGATTATTTCAAATCAAGCTACACAGTAAACATAAATAAAAGAACTGTTTTATTTTCTCAAGGATACTCAAAATAA
- a CDS encoding ABC transporter permease subunit, producing MRLVNTIAIHLRIHWKLITFITIFWSLINFGLLCLPFLSEGFSIAYGSLIKRTSSSQDFGGSSSMEMIPLEMIYNILFKNLGWVIYGMIIIIFINKILLKEVDSTQISLWLTQPISKAQIILAKYLTLMLITTFLYLPAFVILISIASFAHDSKDALSNITLGGLQTYFFLLMLASIFFIVALLLIERTMLFNIVGSLILTYFTLIGLLELIALISVSENEALKIIINYIGLQVFILNVLPPDFDKELVSYLVYETMENGENIKILIETPALKDINIILYCISTILMNGLLLTFGWLSTYLFKNISFNI from the coding sequence ATGAGATTAGTTAATACTATTGCAATTCATCTTAGAATTCACTGAAAACTAATCACTTTTATAACTATTTTTTGAAGTTTAATTAATTTTGGACTTCTTTGCTTGCCTTTTCTGTCAGAGGGATTTTCTATTGCATATGGATCTTTAATCAAAAGAACAAGTAGTTCTCAGGATTTCGGTGGATCAAGTTCAATGGAGATGATTCCTTTAGAAATGATATACAATATTCTTTTTAAAAATCTAGGGTGAGTGATTTATGGAATGATTATAATAATCTTTATTAATAAGATATTATTAAAAGAAGTTGATTCAACTCAAATTTCTTTATGGTTAACTCAACCTATTTCTAAAGCACAAATAATATTAGCCAAGTATTTAACTTTAATGTTAATCACAACATTTTTATACTTACCAGCATTTGTGATTCTTATTTCTATTGCTTCATTTGCACATGATTCCAAAGATGCTCTATCTAATATAACTTTAGGAGGATTACAAACTTATTTCTTTTTATTAATGTTAGCATCTATATTTTTTATTGTGGCTTTACTTTTAATAGAAAGAACTATGCTATTTAATATTGTAGGTTCGTTAATCTTAACTTACTTTACTTTAATAGGGTTATTAGAACTGATTGCTCTAATTTCAGTTTCAGAAAATGAAGCTCTAAAAATAATTATTAACTACATTGGTTTACAAGTTTTTATTTTAAATGTTTTGCCTCCTGATTTTGACAAAGAACTAGTTAGTTATTTAGTTTATGAAACTATGGAAAATGGTGAAAACATTAAAATACTTATAGAGACACCAGCTTTAAAAGATATAAATATTATTCTCTATTGTATATCAACGATATTAATGAATGGGTTATTGCTTACATTTGGTTGACTTTCTACTTATTTATTTAAAAATATTTCATTTAATATTTAA
- a CDS encoding ABC transporter ATP-binding protein — MLIAKDVSKKYKNNAGNFNISLTVNRNEVYGIMGPNGAGKSTFIRQVLGFIKPDSGKITIDGMDSFTNTKDIMLFSGYISGEIALYDALTGIQYLKIIAKLKSNIDWNYIDKLLSFFELDAKKRIIKMSSGMKQKLAIIAAVMHKPRFLVLDEPTRGLDAAISAQFYELILRFKKNYRATIIICSHEFDEISKICDRVGFIKEGFLVKEYSVKEVNMTEIHNNFIKLFKSHDVEELF; from the coding sequence ATGCTAATAGCTAAAGATGTATCAAAAAAATACAAAAATAATGCTGGAAACTTTAATATTTCTTTAACAGTGAATAGGAATGAAGTATATGGAATCATGGGGCCAAATGGTGCAGGTAAATCTACATTTATTAGACAAGTACTGGGTTTTATTAAACCTGATTCTGGAAAAATTACAATTGACGGAATGGATAGTTTTACAAATACAAAAGATATTATGCTGTTTTCTGGATATATTTCAGGAGAAATTGCATTATATGATGCATTAACTGGAATTCAATATCTAAAAATAATTGCTAAATTAAAAAGTAATATTGATTGAAATTATATTGATAAACTTTTAAGTTTTTTTGAATTGGATGCAAAAAAAAGAATAATTAAAATGTCTAGTGGTATGAAACAAAAATTAGCAATAATTGCTGCAGTTATGCATAAACCCAGATTTTTAGTTCTAGATGAACCAACAAGAGGATTAGATGCAGCAATCTCAGCTCAGTTTTATGAGTTGATCTTGCGTTTTAAAAAAAATTATAGAGCAACAATTATTATTTGTTCGCATGAATTTGATGAGATTTCAAAAATTTGTGATAGAGTTGGTTTTATTAAGGAAGGTTTTCTTGTAAAAGAGTATAGTGTTAAAGAAGTAAATATGACAGAAATACACAATAATTTTATAAAATTATTTAAAAGTCATGATGTAGAAGAGTTATTCTAA
- a CDS encoding SIR2 family protein, whose protein sequence is MNNNKKILLSFEEFKRILSSNNLHFVIGAGFNNGVLPLASDLKKTIKGITKIVNSKTSSITEDFESWMDDMISESEDKVKDEIINSFFENIKMDLELDNLETYDEIVKSLKNSKMDLKLNDLEEINSFIVSLKKLNINKNKGNGNLTQNKKTYFWTLNYDNLLQKILLKNKMPSYIIDKEGFDENVFNYTVYHDSTKTFIPTYYIQKIHGNKNEPIIPGRTKYSNFLSDMKIFKGYINMRNLLDNKQGKNIIFVIGYSFGDKHINEILRDSFNDANIIINMEFFSNTSNGLVSNILEEEKDFDNVILERINKSEVEMDLYSFKTSNVFKTLKNLFSLINNDNKQINERD, encoded by the coding sequence ATGAATAATAATAAAAAAATTTTGTTAAGCTTTGAAGAATTTAAAAGGATTTTATCTTCAAATAATTTGCATTTTGTAATAGGTGCAGGATTTAATAATGGAGTTTTACCTTTGGCAAGTGATTTAAAAAAAACTATAAAGGGTATTACTAAAATAGTTAACTCCAAAACAAGTTCAATTACTGAAGATTTTGAAAGCTGAATGGATGATATGATTTCTGAAAGTGAAGATAAAGTAAAAGACGAAATAATAAACTCATTTTTTGAAAATATTAAAATGGATTTGGAGTTAGATAATCTTGAAACTTATGATGAAATTGTAAAATCTTTAAAAAATAGTAAAATGGATTTGAAATTAAATGATCTTGAAGAAATAAACTCATTTATAGTCTCATTAAAAAAATTAAATATAAATAAAAATAAAGGTAATGGCAATCTAACACAAAATAAGAAAACATATTTTTGAACTTTAAATTATGATAATTTACTTCAAAAAATATTGTTAAAAAACAAGATGCCTTCGTACATAATTGATAAAGAAGGATTTGATGAAAACGTTTTTAATTATACAGTTTATCATGATTCAACAAAGACTTTTATTCCAACTTATTATATTCAAAAAATTCATGGAAATAAAAATGAACCTATTATTCCTGGAAGAACAAAATATAGTAATTTTTTATCTGATATGAAAATTTTTAAAGGTTATATAAATATGAGAAATTTGTTAGATAATAAACAAGGAAAAAATATTATATTTGTAATTGGCTATTCTTTTGGCGATAAACACATCAATGAAATTTTGAGAGATTCTTTTAATGATGCAAATATAATAATAAATATGGAATTTTTTTCAAACACAAGTAATGGATTAGTTTCTAATATATTAGAAGAAGAAAAGGATTTTGATAATGTAATTTTAGAAAGAATTAATAAAAGTGAAGTTGAAATGGATTTATATAGTTTTAAAACTTCAAATGTATTCAAAACTTTGAAAAATTTATTTTCACTTATAAATAATGACAATAAGCAAATAAATGAGAGGGATTAA
- a CDS encoding ABC transporter ATP-binding protein, with translation MIEIKNISKVFKKSKGIFNISFSINEGDITGLIGDNGAGKTTLIKSIMGDYKLDEGEIEFFGDNKNFRLLIGYFPDQNNFPKSEKIYDYCRYILDLKKIKIKDIKEKFDNLVNMLGLEEYINYTFEKLSSGMQKRALLIPLLLTDPKLIILDEPTENLDVNSRLEFLKLIKYLSTEFKIMILITSHNINELEDYINKVIFLKNGKICYKDKFEKSKSSLIDLYHKHLGTENKHMVFDDLKEIRK, from the coding sequence GTGATAGAAATAAAAAATATATCTAAAGTTTTTAAAAAGAGTAAGGGAATATTTAATATCTCTTTTTCTATTAATGAAGGTGACATTACAGGGTTAATTGGAGATAATGGAGCAGGTAAAACAACTTTAATTAAATCTATAATGGGTGACTATAAATTGGATGAAGGTGAAATAGAATTTTTTGGAGATAATAAAAATTTTAGATTATTAATTGGTTATTTTCCCGATCAAAATAACTTTCCAAAGTCAGAAAAAATTTATGATTATTGTAGGTATATTTTAGATTTAAAGAAAATAAAAATTAAAGATATTAAAGAAAAATTTGATAATTTAGTGAATATGCTAGGATTAGAAGAATATATAAATTACACATTTGAAAAATTGTCATCAGGGATGCAAAAAAGAGCTCTTTTGATTCCTTTATTATTAACAGATCCAAAACTTATTATTTTAGATGAACCAACAGAAAATTTGGATGTTAATTCGAGATTAGAATTTTTAAAGCTAATCAAGTATTTATCAACAGAATTTAAAATTATGATTTTAATAACTTCACATAATATAAATGAACTTGAAGATTATATTAATAAAGTTATATTTCTAAAGAATGGAAAAATTTGTTATAAAGATAAATTTGAAAAATCAAAATCATCTTTAATTGATTTATATCATAAACATCTAGGAACTGAAAATAAACATATGGTGTTTGATGATCTAAAGGAGATAAGAAAATAA
- a CDS encoding ABC transporter ATP-binding protein — protein sequence MEKLIIFDNFIKKFKSNKVGPISFQIEQCKIVGLLGTSGSGKTVILNALLGIIKKYKGKITINNIKRKSRSYHKANRMIGYYTQMDFALHDISAYNFLKDSCLIMGVKKGKIKEKVKYWMEYFDVWNHRNKKVKDFSWGMKNRINLILCFIKDPEIIIMDEPGANLDSYWRNKVKNLLVEFKKQGKTIIITVHNIDEISDIIDEYIILESGQKIFEGTKETLNIYSKYKLFIKDLFDVEKFRDFLLQENIKSFKYDRDENSLVIAAKNYRQINYLFLYLIKNNLPLINLVKLPINMESIHKALENQNIEVK from the coding sequence ATGGAAAAATTAATTATATTTGATAATTTTATTAAAAAATTTAAGTCAAATAAAGTCGGCCCAATAAGCTTTCAAATTGAACAATGTAAAATTGTTGGACTATTAGGTACTAGTGGTAGTGGTAAAACTGTTATTTTAAATGCACTATTGGGAATAATTAAAAAATATAAAGGTAAAATAACAATTAATAATATAAAAAGAAAATCAAGAAGTTATCACAAAGCAAATAGAATGATTGGATATTATACTCAAATGGATTTTGCTTTACATGATATATCTGCGTATAACTTTTTAAAAGATAGTTGTTTAATTATGGGAGTAAAAAAAGGCAAAATAAAAGAAAAGGTTAAGTATTGAATGGAATACTTTGATGTTTGAAATCATAGAAATAAAAAAGTTAAAGATTTTTCATGGGGAATGAAAAATAGAATTAATTTAATTCTATGCTTTATAAAAGATCCTGAAATAATTATTATGGATGAACCTGGAGCAAATTTAGATTCATATTGAAGAAATAAAGTTAAAAATTTATTAGTAGAGTTTAAAAAACAAGGTAAGACAATAATTATTACTGTTCATAATATTGATGAAATTTCAGATATTATTGATGAGTATATTATTTTAGAAAGTGGTCAGAAAATATTTGAAGGCACAAAAGAGACATTAAACATTTACTCCAAGTATAAATTATTTATCAAGGATTTATTTGATGTAGAAAAATTTAGAGATTTCTTATTACAAGAAAATATTAAATCCTTTAAATATGATAGAGATGAAAACTCCTTAGTAATTGCAGCTAAAAACTATCGTCAGATTAATTACTTATTCTTATATTTAATAAAAAATAATTTGCCATTAATAAATCTTGTAAAATTGCCAATAAATATGGAGTCAATTCATAAAGCTTTAGAAAATCAAAATATAGAAGTCAAATAA